Sequence from the Prunus persica cultivar Lovell chromosome G5, Prunus_persica_NCBIv2, whole genome shotgun sequence genome:
GGATCCGACCCACTACTCTACCCGCCTTCTTCCCACCTATTATCCACAACTACTTCCACGTGTCCTTCTTCAAGCTCAGTCTTTCCCACCCCTACCCTCCTCTGTTGCTATCTCTGCAACTCTCTCTTGAAAATCCAAAGCTCTGAGAGGCTCATGCCAGCCAAATTACCAATATGACCCTCTCCCCAGCTCTCTCCATTTCCAGCTCTTCGCCTCTCCCCGCCTCACTTTCCAACCTTAAGCCTAAGTCCCACCATCTCTCAGTCGTCACTAAAACCCCGGACTCATCCGTACACCGGAGATTCCTATCCGGCCACCGTAATTTCCTCTCCGGAGACCGGCGGTTGGCGTTCTCGGCTAGGGCGAAGCCGAAGGATCTCATCCTTGGGAACCCGTCGGTGACAGTCGAGAAGGGGAAGTACAGCTACGACGTCGAAACCCTAATCAACAAGCTCAGCAGCCTCCCTCCCCGAGGCAGCATAGCTCGGTGTCTCGACATCTTCAAGAATAAACTGTCGCTAAACGACTTCGCTTTGGTGTTCAAGGAGTTCGCGGCGCGCGGCGATTGGCAGCGATCGCTGAGGCTCTTCAAGTATATGCAGCGCCAGATATGGTGCAAGCCGAACGAGCACATTTACACCATCATGATCAGCTTGCTAGGCCGCGAAGGCCTACTCGATAAATGCTCCGAGGTGTTCGACGacatgccaagccaaggcgTGGTCCGTAGCGTATTCAGCTACACCGCTTTGATCAATGCCTATGGGCGCAACGGTCAGTATGAAACCTCCCTTCAATTTCTTGATAGAATGAAGAAAGATAAGGTTTCGCCGAGTATATTGACTTATAATACCGTTCTCAATGCCTGTGCTAGAGGTGGGTTGGAATGGGAAGGGTTATTAGGATTGTTTGCCGAAATGAGGCATGAAGGGATTCAACCTGACCTTGTTACTTATAATACTTTGCTTAGTGCTTGTGCTGGTAGAGGTTTAGGTGATGAGGCAGAGATGGTGTTCAGGACTATGAATGAGGGTGGGATTGTTCCGGATATAACCACTTATCGTTATCTTGTTGAAACTTTTGGTAAATTGGATAAGCTTGAGAAAGTATCAGAGCTGCTTAAAGAGATGGAATCTGGAGGGAATTTACCTGATATTACATCGTATAATGTGTTATTAGAGGCATATGCACAATTGGGGTCAATTAGAGAGTCAATGGGTGTGTTTAGGCAGATGCAAGCAGCAGGGTGTATGCCAAATGCGGCCACTTATAGTATTCTGTTGAATTTGTATGGGAGGCATGGACGGTATGATGATGTTCGGGAGCTTTTTCTTGAGATGAAAATTAGCAATACAGAGCCAGACCCGGCTACATATAACATTCTCATACAGGTGTTTGGGGAGGGTGGGTATTTTAAAGAGGTGGTGACTTTGTTTCACGATATGGTGGAGGAGAATATTGAGCCGAATATGGAGACGTATGAAGGGTTGATATATGCTTGTGGAAAGGGAGGACTCCATGAGGATGCCAAGAACATTTTACTTCACATGAGCGAGAAAGGAATAGTGCCTAGTTCGAAGGCTTATACAGGGGTTATTGAAGCATATGGGCAAGCGGCATTGTATGACGAAGCTCTTGTTGCCTTCAACACAATGAATGAAGTGGGAAGCAAACCATCAGTTGAAAGCTACAACTCGCTGATATATGCATTTGCAAGAGGCGGCCTATACAGGGAGACTGAAGCAGTTTTGTCAATAATGGGCGAGGTGGGTGCTGCCAGGAATGTCCATACATTCAATGGTATGATTGAAGCTTTTAGACAAGGAGGTCAGTTTGAGGAAGCTATAAAGGCATACGTTGAGATGGAAAAGAGAAGATGTGATCATGATGAATGGACCCTTGAGGCAGTTTTAAGTGTTTACTGCGTTGCAGGTCTTGTTAATGAGTGTGAGGAGCACTTCCAAGAGATGAAAGCCTCGGGAATATTGCCCAGTGTCATGTGCTACTGCATGATGCTTGCTGTTTATGCAAGGAATGACAGGTCAGCATTCACTCAATTGTTTCATaatattttcctttcattGTTTATGGTAAAGGAGCAATTTCTGAGCTAATGGTCACCCGTACAATTATCCaacataatatttttctaTGAATAAAACGAGCACATAAGATATTTATTtgctaaaaaaattgagtgCATAAAAGATAAACAACATTCAGTTCTCCTGAATTCGTAATTCATCTCTCTATGACATGTATGGTGCAACTGGTAGGTAAGTTACTGAGTTTAAAGACAGTATCTGTAGAAACTTTGGCAAATTTTAACTAATGTTATCTAGTAGCTTCAAAAATCCATGATCCACTATAGAAATACTTTGCAGTGCTTGAGACAATATGTCCTTCATACTCTCTATCCCAAAATCTTATAACTAAGATGAGTGGCAgtatatgtgcagtatggccTCTGCAATTCTGCATTAACTGTATTGTTAATATTTAGCCTTCAGCAATCCGTCACTGGAGAGCTTCAAATCAAGGCTACTTTGATTGCACTTGATCAAGCAACTTGCATCATTATCATTGTTCTATGGCATTGTGAAAGCCTTACAGCGATAAAGTTATTATCTTGTTGCCTTGTGATGATTTATCTTACCTTTTGGGCTCCTTTTTTTCAGGTGGGATGATGCCAATGAGTTGCTAAATGAGATGCTCACAAATAGGGCATCAAATATTCATCAAGTAATTGGGCAGATGATAAAGGGAGATTATGATGATGACTCTAACTGGCAGATGGTAGAGTATGTTTTTGACAAATTAAAATCTGAAGGATGCGGGTTGGGAATGAGGTTCTACAACACACTACTAGAAGCACTTTGGTGGCTGGGCCAGAAACAAAGAGCTGTCCGGGTTCTTAATGAAGCGACACAGCGGGGGCTTTTTCCTGAACTTTTTCGTAAAAATAAACTCGTGGGGTCTGTTGATGTGCACAGGTATATTGAGAGTTCGTCTCTTTTAAGTCATGTCCTCTTACACAGGTTTATTTTAGTCCTCATGTTGACCATTTTATAGGATGTGGCAAGGCGGTGCATATGCAGCAATGTCAGTTTGGCTAAACAATATGTATGAGATGTTCCTGAATGGAGAGGATCTTCCCAATATTGCAACTGTTGTTGTAGTGTAAGTTGCTCTTTCCTtccatcaatttcttttctGAAGGCCTACTTGATACAGATATTGGTTAGGGTTTATATGGTCTAGGTAGGCTAGGGATCTAATAGTGACACAAAGTGATTTTCATTAACCTTGACAAAATCTAGAatctcaaataataataaaattattttcagtTCCTTGTTATTTAGGTGTATGTTAGCGTATACACTCGAT
This genomic interval carries:
- the LOC18777687 gene encoding pentatricopeptide repeat-containing protein At1g74850, chloroplastic, encoding MTLSPALSISSSSPLPASLSNLKPKSHHLSVVTKTPDSSVHRRFLSGHRNFLSGDRRLAFSARAKPKDLILGNPSVTVEKGKYSYDVETLINKLSSLPPRGSIARCLDIFKNKLSLNDFALVFKEFAARGDWQRSLRLFKYMQRQIWCKPNEHIYTIMISLLGREGLLDKCSEVFDDMPSQGVVRSVFSYTALINAYGRNGQYETSLQFLDRMKKDKVSPSILTYNTVLNACARGGLEWEGLLGLFAEMRHEGIQPDLVTYNTLLSACAGRGLGDEAEMVFRTMNEGGIVPDITTYRYLVETFGKLDKLEKVSELLKEMESGGNLPDITSYNVLLEAYAQLGSIRESMGVFRQMQAAGCMPNAATYSILLNLYGRHGRYDDVRELFLEMKISNTEPDPATYNILIQVFGEGGYFKEVVTLFHDMVEENIEPNMETYEGLIYACGKGGLHEDAKNILLHMSEKGIVPSSKAYTGVIEAYGQAALYDEALVAFNTMNEVGSKPSVESYNSLIYAFARGGLYRETEAVLSIMGEVGAARNVHTFNGMIEAFRQGGQFEEAIKAYVEMEKRRCDHDEWTLEAVLSVYCVAGLVNECEEHFQEMKASGILPSVMCYCMMLAVYARNDRWDDANELLNEMLTNRASNIHQVIGQMIKGDYDDDSNWQMVEYVFDKLKSEGCGLGMRFYNTLLEALWWLGQKQRAVRVLNEATQRGLFPELFRKNKLVGSVDVHRMWQGGAYAAMSVWLNNMYEMFLNGEDLPNIATVVVVRGKMEKSSMTQDLPIAKAAYSFLEDNMPSSFSFPKWNKGRILCQRPQLKRILSSIEPSTDGSERKKIITLSNSLFPPLGTKTSSKDVNSGRYNDVTSDERLRIRTELLTSAV